The Oscillospiraceae bacterium genome contains the following window.
AAGTTGAAGAACTCTTCATTGAACCTACCGCCACGGTGCTGGAAACACTGCGCAAGCTGGATGAGACCGGCCAGCGCATTCTGTTTATCGCGCCGGAGGGCAAGCTGAAGGCCGTCATCACCGATGGCGACATCCGCAAGTTTTTTCTGCGGGGCGGCACGCCCGACCAGACCGTTGACAATGCGGCGAACTACCACCCGCTCAGCGTCTCGGTGGCGGAGCGCGGCAAGGCGCGCGGCATCTTGCAGAAATACTGCATTGACGCGCTGCCGGTGCTGAACAAGCGCGGCATCATCACCGATATTATCTTTGCCCACGGCCTTGATGTGGACAACCGCAAGCAGGTCGATATCCCCGTTGTCATGATGGCGGGCGGTCTGGGCACCCGGCTGTACCCCTACACCAAGATCCTGCCCAAGCCGCTGATCCCGGTGGGGGAGCAGCCCATCGCCGAGATGATCATGGACCGGTTCCGGGATTTCGGCTGCCATGATTTTACGATGATCGTCAACTACAAAAAGGGGATGATCAAGTCCTATTTCAACGAGCTGGAAAAGGACTACCATGTCGATTTCGCCGATGAGGATGTCTTTATGGGTACCGGCGGCGGGCTTTGCCTGCTGAAGGGAAAAATCGGTACGCCGTTCTTTTTTACAAACTGCGACACGCTGCTGGATGTGGACTTCGGCGATATTTATGAGTATCACCGCGCCCACGGCAACCTTGTCACGATGATCTGCGCCTTCAAGCACTACACGGTGCCCTACGGCGTGGTGGAGCTGGGCGAGGACGGCGGCATTGCCGCCATGCGCGAAAAGCCAGAGCTGGATTTCCTGACGAACACCGGCGTCTATGTTGTGGAGCCCCGCGTTGTTGAGGAGATGCGCGACGGCGAGTTCATCGGCTTCCCCGATGTGATCGAGCGGTACCGCCAGGCCGGTGAGAAGGTCGGCGTCTATCCCATCAGCGAGAGCAGCTGGATGGATATGGGCCAGCTGGAGGAGCTGGAAAAGATGCGCAGAAAGCTGGGAAACCAGCAGTAAAAGCCTTCCCCTGCGGGGGAAGGCGGCGCGAAGCGCCGGATGAGGGACGAGCTGGCCACAACCGCCCGTGAACGGTCTGCGGTGGAAAGGCCCCCCTCATCAGTCCGCTTCGCGGACAGCTTCTCCCAGAGGGAGAAGCCAAAGCGGAAGGAGATTGAAAATGCCTGTAACGATCATTGCGGAGGCCGGGGTCAACCATAACGGCAGCCTTGAGATGGCCAAGGAGATGGCCCGCGTGGCCAAGGCGTGCGGCGCGGATATTGTAAAATACCAGACTGCCGTGCCGGAGCTGGTTGTGAGTAAGTTTGCCCAAAAGGCAGAGTACCAGAAGCAGACCACCGATGCCGCCGAGAGCCAGTTGGAGATGATCCGCCGGCTGCATTTCTCATTCGATGCCCACCGGGAGCTGAAGGAATACTGCGACTCCATCGGCATCCAGTATCTCTCGGCACCGTTCGATCTGCCCAGCGTCCGGTTCCTCGGCACGCTGGGGCTGCCGCTGCTCAAGATCCCCTCGGGCGAGATCACGAACCTGCCGTATCTGGAGGCAATGGCCGCGCTGAAAACGCCGGTCCTGCTCTCCACCGGCATGAGCAGCCTTGACGAGATCACCGATGCACTTGGCGTGCTGGATGACGGCGGCTGCCCTGAGGTTACGATCCTGCACTGCAACACCCAATATCCCACCCCGTATGAGGACGCCAACCTGACTGCGATGATTGAGCTGTATGAGCAGTTCGGCCTGCCGGTCGGCCTGTCCGATCACACCTCCGGGTGGGAGTGCGATGTGGCCGCCGCCGTGCTGGGCGCGCAGGTCATTGAAAAGCACTTCACGCTCGATAAATCCCTGCCCGGCCCTGACCAGAAGGCCAGCCTCGACCCCACCGAGTTCAAGGCGATGGTCGAGGCCGTGCGCCATGTCGAGGCGGCGCTCGGGGACGGCCACAAGCACCTGACCGAGAGCGAGGCCCCCAACAAGGCTATTGCGCGCAAGAGCATCGTGGCCGCACGGCAGATCAAAGCAGGCGAGGTCTTTACCGAGGAAAACCTCACCACCAAGCGCCCCGGTGACGGCATCTCCCCCATGCGCTGGCATGAGATTTTGGGCCAAACCGCAAAACGCGATTTTGCGGAGGATGAAAAAATAGAAGTTTGATGCAGCGCCGTTCTGTAGGGCGGCCAGCCCTCTGGCCGCCGTGCCCGCTTGCGGCGGCAAAAAACCATACGGGCAGTCCCCCGAGAAAGTGAGATTTCTATGCGCACCATCTGCATCGTCACCGCCACGCGGGCGGAATACGGCCTGCTGCGGCCGGTGGTACAGAAAATCTCGAAGTCGGACATGCTGGCGTTGCAGCTTGTTGTGACTGGCGCGCACCTCTGCCCGCGTCTGGGTGAGACTGTGCAGGAGATCGAACGGGACAGCTTTCCCATTGCGGCAAGGCTCCCCATCTTCACCGAGGACGCCGGGGAGCCTGTTGCAAAAACTATCGCCCGCACATTGACCGTCTTTGACGATTACTTTGCCGCCCACCGGCCCGATGCTGTGCTGCTGCTGGGCGACCGGTTTGAAATTTTCGCTGTGGCGGCTGCGGCCGCCGCGCGGCATATCCCGATCGCCCATATCTCGGGCGGGGATGTTACGCTGGGCGCGGCCGATGAATACTACCGCCACTGCATCTCCAAGATGGCGGCGGTGCATTTTCCGTCCTGCGCCGACAGCGCTGCGCGGCTCGTCCGTATGGGCGAGGCCCCCGGCACAGTGTTCTGCGTAGGCGGGCTGGGGGATGAAAATATCCGCACAATGCCCAAAATGGGCCGCCGGGAATTGTGCGATTCGACAGGATTCCCCCTGATGCAGCCCTTTGCACTCGTGACCTACCACCCCGAGACCGCCCCCGATGCGGGCAGCCCGGCGGCGCAGGTGCAGGCCCTGTGCGCGGCTATGGCCGCCGTGGACGGTGTGTTCTGGCTTATCACCGGCTCCAACGCCGATGCAGGCGGCGAGGTCTGCACCCGCATGATGCAGGATTTCGCCGCTGCCCACCCGGACCGCGCCGGCTTTGTGCAGAGCCTTGGCCTCAGGCGCTATCTCTCCGCGATGGAGTACGCCGCGCTGGTCGCGGGCAATTCCTCGTCAGGCGTGGTCGAAACGCCGACCTTCCGGGTGCCGACCGTCAACATCGGCAGGCGGCAGGCAGGGCGCACCGTCTGCGCCAATGTGCTTTGCTGCGATGCTGACCGCGCGGCCATCGAGGCTGCACTGCGCAAGGCGCTGTCCAAGGCGTTCGCCCCTGTGGCGGCATCGGCGCGCAGCCCCTACAACGGCGGCAATACAAGCGAAAAGATCTGCACAGTGCTGCAAAATTTTGACTTTGCAAGACCTAAAATATTTTATGACGGCCCTGTGCCTGAATTTGACCCCCAAAGGAGCGTTTTGGTATGAAACTTCTCATCGTTGGCTTAGGCAGCATGGGCAAACGCCGCGCCCGGCTGGCCAAGGGCATTGATGCCGCCATACAGATCGTCGGCGTTGACACAGCCGAGAACCGCCGCGCCGAGGCAAAGCAGCTGGCGCTGGCGGACGAGGCCTACCCGTCCATCGCCGAGGCTGTGGCCGCCGCGCACCCGGACGCCGCGCTGGTCTGCACGGCGCCGCTGTCCCACGCTGCCGTCATCGGCGAACTGCTGGACAACGGCCTGCCGGTCTTTACCGAGCTGAACCTTGTCCGGGACGGCTACGCCGAGAATATGGCCAAGGCTGCCGAAAAGCAGCTGCCGCTCTTCCTTTCCTCCACCATGCTCTACCGGCGCGAGACGCAGTATATCAAGCAGCAGGTCGCAGCGTTCGGCAAGCCGGTGCATTATATCTATCACATCGGGCAGTATCTGCCCGACTGGCACCCGTGGGAGAACTATAAGAATTTCTTTGTCGGCAACGCCCGCACCGGCGGCGTGCGCGAGATCTTCGGCATTGATCTGCCCTGGCTGCTCGATGCCTTCGGCGATGTGGAGTCGGTCACGGTGCAGAAGGACACGATCAGCGATCTCGGTCTGCCGTACCCCGATTGCGTGACCCTGCTGCTGCGCCACAAGGGCGGTGCGCAGGGCGTGCTGGCAGCCGATGTTGTCAGCCGCAAGGCCGTGCGCAGCTTTGAGTGCTTCGGTGACGGCATCCACCTTTTCTGGGAGGGCAACCCCAAGGCGCTGTATGAATTCCGCGATGGGGATAAGCAGCCGGTGGACACCTACGCCAGCTTTGAGCACGACAGCCGCTACAGCGACAACATTGTGGAGAACGCCTATGTGGACGAGCTGACGAACTTCTTCGCCGTGCTGAAGGGCGAGGAGCAGCCCCGCTGGAGCTTTGAAAAAGACCTGAAAGCGATTGAGCTGATGGACAAAATTGAAAATTCGTAAGCTTTTTTCCTATCAAAACTGCTTTTTGCCTTGCTGAGACTGTAGGGGCGAACATTGTTCGCCCGTCCACTGTGCGGCGGCTGCCGGGTTCCCGGAGCGATGCAGGCATCGCCCCCTGCGCGTAGGGGCGGATTCCATATCCGCCCGGGCACTTTGCCTTTGCCGCACACGCCCTCGGGCGAACGATGTTCGCCCCTACAGAGCCCCAGAAAAATTTATGCAATAGGGGGACACCTATGCGTACCATCACCGCGCTGTTCGTGGGGCTTGGCTCCATCGGGACGCGCCATTTGAAAAACCTTGCCAACCTCTGCGCCGACCGCGGCTGGACCCTGCAGGCCGATGCTCTGCGCAGTGACCTGACCCGCCCGCTGCGCCCCGGCGCGGCGGAGCTGCTGCACGCCCAGTACACCGACCTGACCGCCGCCCCGGCACACTATGATATGGCGTTCATCACGAACCCCACCAGCCTGCACGCCGAGGCATTGCGGCAGGTCAAGGGCCGCGGCGAGGCGCTTTTTATCGAAAAACCGATCTTCTCGGCCGAGCAGACCGGCCTTGCGCTGGACGAGCTGCTGCCCGCCGGCCAAAAGGCCTATGTGGCAGCGCCGATGCGGTGGTGCGGTGCCATGCTGGCCCTCAAGGATCGGCTGCCCGCGCTGCACCCCTACTGCGCGCGGGTCATCTGCTCAAGCTATCTGCCCGACTGGCGGCCCGGCGTGGACTACCGCACGGTCTACAGTGCCCGCAAGGCGCTGGGCGGCGGCGTCACCATCGACCTGATCCATGAGTGGGATTATCTGGTCGAGCTTTTCGGTGTGCCGGAAAAGCTGTACAATTTCAAGGGGACCTACTCCGAGCTGGAGATCGATTCCGACGATCTTTCTGTTTACATCGCAAAATATTCCACGCTGCTGGCGGAGGTGCATCTGGACTACTTCGGCCGCGGCTACCGGCGCAGCATCGAGCTTTTCTGCCGGGACGGCAGCTATCTGGCCGACTTCGGCAAGGGCACGCTGACCCTGCCGGACGGCACGGTGCAGCACTATGAGGAGGATGTGAACCGCCGCTATGAGCGGGAGATGGAGTATTTTGTTGACTACGCACTGACCGGCTGCGGCGAAAGCTGCAACCCGCCCGCACTGGCACTGAAGGTGCTGAAACTGACTTTGGGGGAGAATGTACAATGAATCGTCTGCTCATCACGATTTGCGGCCGCGCCGGCAGCAAGGGCTTCAAAAACAAAAATCTGAAGGTTTTCTGCGGTAAGCCGTTGGTTTACTATTCGCTCAGTGCCGCCGAGCTGTTTATCAAGAACCACCCGGAGCTGACCGTCGACATCGCGCTGAACACCGACAGCGAAGACCTCGCAAAGCTGGTAGCCGCCGAGTACCCGGAGGTCGTCTACCTGCCGCGCGGCGCAGAGCTGGGCGGCGACCGCGTGCCGAAGATGGCCGTCTATCAGGACAGCCTGCGCCGCATGGAGGCGCGCGCCGGACAGCCCTACGACTGGCATATGGACTTGGACATCACCAGCCCGCTGCGCACCGCCGCCGACATCGAGAACGCCTTTGCCGTAAAGCAGAAGCGCGCTGACCTCGACCTCGTGTTCAGCGTCTGCGAGGCGCGCCGCAACCCGTGGTTCAACATGGTGAAGACCGTGGACGACCACGTCGAGCAGGTCTGCCGCAGCGAGTTCACCGGCCGCCAGCAGGCACCCGATGTGTATGACGTCAATGCGTCAATTTACGTCTTCAAACGGGATTTTCTGGCTGAGAACACCGACGGCATGCTCTGGCGCGGCAAAATCGGCGTCAGCGTGATGATGGACACCGGCATCATCGACATCGATTCGGAGCATGACTACCTGCTCATGGAGGCAATCGCGCAGCATCTCTACGCGCATTATCCGGAATTTAACGCAGTGCGGGAGAATATTCGTGGCTGAGGATATCTTTGACCGGGCGCTGGAGCTGGTCATGGACGCGGGCCAGACGCTGCTGGAAAACGGCGGCGAGGTGTTCCGCGCGCAGCAGACTATGGAGATCATGGCCGCCAGCCTCGGCGTGCGGGACTTCCACGTTTATGTTCTGACCAACGGCATCTTTGCGTCGGCGCACCTGCCGGGGCGGGATGCCGTCTCGCTGGTGCGGCACGTGCCCACCGTGTCGGTCCATCTGGGCCGGGTCGAGGCCGTGAACGAGCTTTCCCGTGAGCTGGCCGCCGGGAGGCTGGGCGTCGTCGAGGCCGAAGCACGGCTGAACACGGCCCGCACGCTGCCGCGCAGCACACCGCAGCTGGAAATTCTGGCCTGCGTTGTCGGGGCAGCGGGGTTCGCGTACCTGTTCGGCGGCACGCTGGCAGACATGCCGGTGGCCGCGGTGGCGGGCCTGCTGGAGGCGCTTGTCTGCCAGCAGTTTGCGAGGCACGGCATCAACCGGATATTCACCGACATTGTGGCGGCGTTCTGCTGCACCTTCTGGGCCGCCGCCGCACAGGCGGCTTTCCCCCTTGTCAGCGCCAACGCGGCCATCATCGGCGCGCTGATGGTGCTGACCCCCGGCGTTGCCCTGACGATGGGCGTGCGGGATATTCTGAACGGCGACTATCTGTCCGGCTCAATCCGCCTGCTGGACGCGCTGCTCATCGCGGGCAGCATTGCGGGCGGCGTTGTGCTTGGCTGGATCATGGCCCGTGGATTGGGGGTGGCGTGATGCCGGTCTGGACACATTATTTTGCCCATTTTGTGGTGGCCGTCATTGCAACGATCAGCTTTGGCATCACATTCCAGATGCCGCGGCGGCACTACCTGGCCTGCGGCCTGACCGGCGCGGTGGGCTGGATGGTCTACATCTTCGGCGTGGAGCTGTTCGCGTTAAGCCCGGCGATTGCAACGCTGGTCGCCACGCTGCCGCTGACCGGCTGCGCGCGGTTCTTTGCCATCCGCCACAAGGCCCCGGTCACGATCTTTCTGCTGCCGGGCATCTTCCCGCTGGTGCCGGGGGCGGGCATCTATTACACCGCCTACTATTTCCTGCAGGGCGAGGAGGTCCTTTTCGCCAGCAAGGGTGCCGAGACCTTCAAGGTCGCGCTGGCGCTGGCACTCGGTATTGCGCTGGTCTGCAGCCTGCCCCTGCCGGGAAGCCACGAACCCAAAAAGTAGCCCCATACCCCGTTCTGCAAAGGACGGGGTACTTTTTTGCGTGAAAATATTGTTTTTTGCAGGGCAAACGAGTATAATTTAACCTGTATAACTTTGTGTAAAATGTGAGGAATGAGTGGTATGCTTTCCGACCCCCAGCTGCATTATCTCGATAACGCCGCCACCTCCCGGGTGGACCCGGCGGTGGCACAGGCCATCGGCACGGCCCTGACGGAGCTTTGGGCGAACCCCAGCAGCCTGTACGACCCGGCCGTGGCCGCACAGGACGCCATCCAGACGGCCCGCGCCCGCGTTGCCAAAACGCTGCACTGCCGCAGCGATGAGATCTACTTCACCGCCTGCGGCAGCGAGAGCAACAATATGGCCGTCTACGGCGCGGCCCGCCCGCGCAGGGCGTGGGGCAGCAAAATTGTCGTCACCGGCTTTGAGCATCCCAGCGTGCAGCGGCCCATCCGCGCCTTAAAGGACGAGGGCTTCACGGTGGTGGAGATCCTGCCCGGTCCGGACGGCCGCATCGACACACAGAAATTCCTGCAGGAGATCGACAAAAACACCGTGCTGGCCGCCTGCATGGCCGTCAACAATGAGACCGGCGCGGTGCAGGACATTGCAGCTTTGGGCAAGGGCATCAAGGCGCGTAACAGCCGCACCCACTTCCATGTGGACGCCGTGCAGGCGTGGCTGCGTATGCCGATCGACCTGCAAAAATGGCGCGAGGTGGACAGCCTTTCCGTGTCGGGCCACAAGGTCCACGCGCCAAAGGGTGTGGGCGCGCTCTTTATCCGGGACAGCCAGCGCCAGACCCTCAAGCCGCCCTACATCGGCGGCCATCAGGAGCGCGGCCTGCGCCCCGGCACCGAGAACACGCCCTATATCGTGGGGCTTGGCATGGCCGCGGCGCTGGGGCAGCAAAAGCTGCGCACCCGCATGACCCGCATTGCGGAGCTGAACGCCAAGCTCCGCGCGGGGCTGGCCGCGCTGGACGGCATCACCCTCAACTCACCCGCCGATGCAGTGGGGGAGATCGTCAACTTCTCGACCAACTGCATCAACAGCCAGACCTTTATCAATTATCTGAACACCCGCGCGGTCTATGTTTCGGGCGGCTCTGCCTGTGATAAGGGCGAGCCGAGCCACACGCTGCTGGCCATGGGCTGCAGCGATCTGACCGTCCGCACCGCCCTGCGCGTCAGCCTTTGCGCGGATAACACCGCCGAGGATGTGGACGCGCTGCTGGCGGGGGTAAGAGATGGCTTGAAGGAACTGCAGCATATTTGAAATAGAAAAGCCTTCCCCCGAGGGGGGAAGGTGGCTGTGGCCCCGACCACAGCCGGATGAGGGGCGGCCTTGCTGGTGTGACCTGTGAACGGGTTGCCGCAGTAAACTTTTCCCTCATCAGCCGCCTGCGGGCGGCAGCTTCAGTCTCCGCGCTAAGAGCCGCCTTCGGCGGTTGCGCTCCGACACGCGCCTGCGGGCGCAGCCCCTCGGGGGGAAGCCAAGAGCTATAAGGAAAGGAATATTCCTATGAAAGAAATCATCCTCGCCTATCAGGGCGAAATGACATTGAAGGGGCTGAACCGCGCCAAGTTTGAGGCACGGCTCGCCAAGATCATCCGCTGGCGGCTGGAGCCTCTGGGCAAGTTCAAGGTCTATCAGGCGCAAAGCACCGTTTTCATCGAGCCGAAGGAGGAGGGCCTTGACATGGACGAGGCGTTCCGCCGCGTTTCCCATGTGTTCGGCATCGTCAAGCTCAGCCGTGCGGTCGAGTGTCCCAAGGATTTTGACGCCGTCTGCGAGACTGCCGAGGCCTACCTTGGCGAGGCGCTGCGCGGCGTGCGCACCTTTAAGGTCGAGGCCAAGCGCGCCGACAAGGCTTACCCGATGAAAAGCCCCGAGATCTGCCGCGAGCTGGGCGCCTACCTGCTGGATAAACACCATCACCTGCGGGTCGATGTCCACAACCCCCAGCTGGAGATCATGGTCGAGATCCGTGACCATGCCGCCTATGTCCACGGCCCCAAGGTCGAGGCTGCGGGCGGTCTGCCCGTCGGCACCAGCGGCCGTGCGCTGAATTTGCTGTCCGGCGGCATCGACAGCCCCGTGGCGGCGTGGTGCATGGCGCGGCGCGGTCTGGCGCTGCACCACATCCACTTTGCCAGCCCGCCCTACACCAGCCTGCGTGCCAAGCTGAAGGTGCGCGATCTGGCGCGGGAAATCGTGGAGTACACCGGCAACTGCACACTGTTCGTCGTGCCGTACACCAAGCCGCAGGAGTATATCCGCGACCATGCGCCCGATGTGCTGTTCACGGTTTTGATGCGCCGCAGCATGCTGCGCATCGCAAATCAGGTGGCCAAAAAGCTCGAGCTGCAGGCGCTTATCACCGGCGAGAGTCTGGCGCAGGTGGCCAGCCAGACGATGGCGGCGCTGGCCTGCACCGATCAGGCGCAGGATCTGCCGGTGCTGCGCCCCTGCATCGGCATGGACAAGATCGAGATCATCAATATCTCCCGCAAGATCGGCACCTTTGAGACATCCATCGAGCCGTATGAGGATTGCTGCACGATCTTTACCCCGCCGCACCCCAAGACGAACCCGACGCTGGACGAGATCCTTGCCGCCGAGGCCGCCATGCCCGAGCTGGCTGCGCTGGAAGCTGAGGCCGCCGAGAATGTTGAGAAGATCTACATCCGCATGGGAGAGGACGAACTGCTGTGACTGCTGAAATTATCTGCGTAGGAACAGAGCTTTTGCTGGGGGACATCGTAAACACCAACGCGCAGTTCTTAAGCCGCGAGCTGGCCGAGCTGGGCATCAGCGTGCTGCACCAGCATGTCATCGGCGATAACCCCACCCGGCTGAAGGAACTGGTCCTGCAGGCCAAAGGCCGCAGCGATCTGCTTGTCTTTTCGGGCGGCCTCGGCCCTACCGAGGACGATCTGACCAAGGAGACGGTCGCCGAGGCCTTCGGCGATACGCTGGCCTTTGATGAGGGCGAGTGGCAAAAGATACTGGACTTTTTCGCCCGCACCAATCGCCGCCCGACCGACAACAACCGCAAGCAGGCTATGTGCCCGACCAAGGGCCACAAGCTTATCAACGACCACGGCACCGCGCCCGGTGCGTGGTTTGAGGATGAGCAGGGCCGCTGCGCCGCACTGATGCCCGGTGTCCCGCGTGAGATGAAGGCAATGTGGGCCGAGCAGGTGCGTCCGATTTTGCTGCGCCGCCAGAACTGCACGATCCACAGCCGCACGCTGCGGGTACTGGGCGGCGAGAGCGCCATCGCCAGCAAGGTCGCGCCGCTCTTTGCGGCCGAAAACCCTACGGCAGCCATCTACTGCAAGACCGGCGAGTGCGAGATCCGCGTGACCGCCCGCGAGGCCACCGAGCAGGCTGCCGAGGCCGCCTGCAGCGCCCGCATTGCGGAGTTCAAAGAGATTCTGGGCGCAGCCGCCTACGATGTCGATGTGCCTGCACTGGAATACACCGTGGTACGCGCTTTGCGCGAGCATCATCTCCACGCCGCCACGGCGGAAAGCTGCACCGGCGGCATGATTGCCGAGCGGCTGACGAATGTCCCCGGCGCAAGCGAGGTGTTCGGCTTCGGCTATGTCACCTACGCCGAGGCCGCCAAGCAAAAGCTGCTGGGCGTGGACGCCGCTGTCATTGCACAGTACAATGTCGTGTCCGGCCCGGTCGCAGCCGCCATGGCCTTTGGTGCGGCGCGCGGCTCCGGCGCGGAGCTGGCCGTGGGCATTACGGGTCTGGCCGGCCCCGGCGGGGCGCTGCCCGGCAAGCCGGTGGGCACGGTCTATCTGGCCGGTGCCGACACCCGCACGAACCGCGGGTACCTGATGCGCCTTACTTTGGGCGGCTATCAGGACCGCCAGATCATCCGCACCCGCGCCGCGCTCTATGCACTCGACCTTCTGCGCCGCATGGCGCTGGGGCTGGAGGTGCCGGAGAGTGTACAATTTACCCCGGAGACGGCGAACAACGAACTGGATATCTAAAACCCCAAGCCTTCCCCTTGAGGGGAAGGTGCCGCCGCAGCGGCGGATGAGGTGCGGGTTTCTGCCGCCGCTTGTTTGCGGGATATAACGGCAAGGCTGCCCCTCATCCGTCTGCGGTCGGGGCCGCAGACACCTTCCCCCCAAGGGGGAAGGCAATTCAACATAAGAAAGGTTCCACCATGGTCAACACTCAACTGAAAATCCTGCGTGTTTTCGGGCCTACGGGCGCGGAGGTATCCTCTGTGCTGCGGGGCATCCGGGATGACGGCTGCCCCGGCCTGCGTCTGCTGGAGCGGGACGGCGAATTTGCCATCTGTGTGCAGGTCAGCGCCCCCAACCGCGCCATGGCGGAGCAATACTGTGAAAAATGGGCCGCGCGGCTGCGCACCAAGTTCGGCGATGATGTCTTTGCCGAGGGCGAGACGAGCCTTGCGCAGGCCACGCTGGACGCCCTGCTGGAAAAGCGCAGGCTGCTGGTGGCTGTGGACGAAACGACCGGCCGCCTGCTGGGCGCGCTGCTGCAGCCCCTGCCCCACAGCGAGGCCGTCTTTGACTTCGGCACTGAGAGCTATGCCGATGCCCAGAAGGCCCGCCGCATCGCCGTGCCGGAGCAGCTGCTCAAGCGCTTCCCCGGTGATGTCGTGCAGGCCACGGCAGGCCGCGCGCTGGCCGCCATGCAGGTGACCGGTGCGGACTACGCCGCCGCCTACATGCCCGCCAGCGTCGGCCAATGCCCCTTTGTGCTGGTCTGCGACCGCCGCGGGGCGGTGGCCTGCGCCCTGCCGCCCGATATGAACGACACCTTCATCGGCAACCAGATCCTGGATCTGCTGCGCCGCCGTTTGTTCGGCCTGCAGCTGACCGACTCCTGCATCACCTTCCGCCCGGGGCATGACCGCCCGCTGCTTGTTGTGTCGGAGGCCGCCAAGAGCCGCGGAAACACGGTGCGGTTCTCACTGCGCCGCCGCACACCGCCCACCAGAGATGCAGACCACACGGCTGATTTTGAGCCGATGCTGGACTTTGACGCCCCTGCGCCGGTGGCACCGCCCCCGGCCACTCTGCCTGCGGCGGGTGAGGCGGGGCAGCACCGCACACTGCGCCGCCATGACGCCGCGCCGACCCTGCCGCCCGAGACATCGGAGCCGACCGGAGTTATCCGGTTTGAGACGGAGGACCCGGCGCCGCAGGACGCCGCCCCCGCCGATATACAGACGATGGGGGCCGAGGGTGCCCGCCGCGCCCGCATCCGCCGCGCAAGACCCGTCACGGCCGAGCCGCCTGCAGCAGCGCCGGACGAGCAGGAACCCCCTGCCCGCAGCGTGCTGGACGGTGACATCCCGGACTTCTCTGCCGAGATCGACCCCGCCGCCCTTGCGGCTGCGCAGGCGGCCGATGATGCCGCCGAGGCTGCCGGCAAAAGCGCCGATGTCGAGGAGTTTACCCGCGCCGCCACCCAGCTGTTTGACACCAGCGCCATGGAGGAGGCCGCGCAGGAGCGCACCCGGAAAAAGCAGAAAAAGAACGCCGCACCGCCCGACGAGCTGCCTCCGCGCCAGCCGGTGCCCGGCAGCATCC
Protein-coding sequences here:
- a CDS encoding nucleotidyltransferase family protein, which translates into the protein MIKVEELFIEPTATVLETLRKLDETGQRILFIAPEGKLKAVITDGDIRKFFLRGGTPDQTVDNAANYHPLSVSVAERGKARGILQKYCIDALPVLNKRGIITDIIFAHGLDVDNRKQVDIPVVMMAGGLGTRLYPYTKILPKPLIPVGEQPIAEMIMDRFRDFGCHDFTMIVNYKKGMIKSYFNELEKDYHVDFADEDVFMGTGGGLCLLKGKIGTPFFFTNCDTLLDVDFGDIYEYHRAHGNLVTMICAFKHYTVPYGVVELGEDGGIAAMREKPELDFLTNTGVYVVEPRVVEEMRDGEFIGFPDVIERYRQAGEKVGVYPISESSWMDMGQLEELEKMRRKLGNQQ
- the neuB gene encoding N-acetylneuraminate synthase is translated as MPVTIIAEAGVNHNGSLEMAKEMARVAKACGADIVKYQTAVPELVVSKFAQKAEYQKQTTDAAESQLEMIRRLHFSFDAHRELKEYCDSIGIQYLSAPFDLPSVRFLGTLGLPLLKIPSGEITNLPYLEAMAALKTPVLLSTGMSSLDEITDALGVLDDGGCPEVTILHCNTQYPTPYEDANLTAMIELYEQFGLPVGLSDHTSGWECDVAAAVLGAQVIEKHFTLDKSLPGPDQKASLDPTEFKAMVEAVRHVEAALGDGHKHLTESEAPNKAIARKSIVAARQIKAGEVFTEENLTTKRPGDGISPMRWHEILGQTAKRDFAEDEKIEV
- the neuC gene encoding UDP-N-acetylglucosamine 2-epimerase, which encodes MRTICIVTATRAEYGLLRPVVQKISKSDMLALQLVVTGAHLCPRLGETVQEIERDSFPIAARLPIFTEDAGEPVAKTIARTLTVFDDYFAAHRPDAVLLLGDRFEIFAVAAAAAARHIPIAHISGGDVTLGAADEYYRHCISKMAAVHFPSCADSAARLVRMGEAPGTVFCVGGLGDENIRTMPKMGRRELCDSTGFPLMQPFALVTYHPETAPDAGSPAAQVQALCAAMAAVDGVFWLITGSNADAGGEVCTRMMQDFAAAHPDRAGFVQSLGLRRYLSAMEYAALVAGNSSSGVVETPTFRVPTVNIGRRQAGRTVCANVLCCDADRAAIEAALRKALSKAFAPVAASARSPYNGGNTSEKICTVLQNFDFARPKIFYDGPVPEFDPQRSVLV
- a CDS encoding Gfo/Idh/MocA family oxidoreductase translates to MKLLIVGLGSMGKRRARLAKGIDAAIQIVGVDTAENRRAEAKQLALADEAYPSIAEAVAAAHPDAALVCTAPLSHAAVIGELLDNGLPVFTELNLVRDGYAENMAKAAEKQLPLFLSSTMLYRRETQYIKQQVAAFGKPVHYIYHIGQYLPDWHPWENYKNFFVGNARTGGVREIFGIDLPWLLDAFGDVESVTVQKDTISDLGLPYPDCVTLLLRHKGGAQGVLAADVVSRKAVRSFECFGDGIHLFWEGNPKALYEFRDGDKQPVDTYASFEHDSRYSDNIVENAYVDELTNFFAVLKGEEQPRWSFEKDLKAIELMDKIENS
- a CDS encoding Gfo/Idh/MocA family oxidoreductase, with product MRTITALFVGLGSIGTRHLKNLANLCADRGWTLQADALRSDLTRPLRPGAAELLHAQYTDLTAAPAHYDMAFITNPTSLHAEALRQVKGRGEALFIEKPIFSAEQTGLALDELLPAGQKAYVAAPMRWCGAMLALKDRLPALHPYCARVICSSYLPDWRPGVDYRTVYSARKALGGGVTIDLIHEWDYLVELFGVPEKLYNFKGTYSELEIDSDDLSVYIAKYSTLLAEVHLDYFGRGYRRSIELFCRDGSYLADFGKGTLTLPDGTVQHYEEDVNRRYEREMEYFVDYALTGCGESCNPPALALKVLKLTLGENVQ
- a CDS encoding acylneuraminate cytidylyltransferase family protein, which translates into the protein MNRLLITICGRAGSKGFKNKNLKVFCGKPLVYYSLSAAELFIKNHPELTVDIALNTDSEDLAKLVAAEYPEVVYLPRGAELGGDRVPKMAVYQDSLRRMEARAGQPYDWHMDLDITSPLRTAADIENAFAVKQKRADLDLVFSVCEARRNPWFNMVKTVDDHVEQVCRSEFTGRQQAPDVYDVNASIYVFKRDFLAENTDGMLWRGKIGVSVMMDTGIIDIDSEHDYLLMEAIAQHLYAHYPEFNAVRENIRG
- a CDS encoding threonine/serine exporter family protein, producing MAEDIFDRALELVMDAGQTLLENGGEVFRAQQTMEIMAASLGVRDFHVYVLTNGIFASAHLPGRDAVSLVRHVPTVSVHLGRVEAVNELSRELAAGRLGVVEAEARLNTARTLPRSTPQLEILACVVGAAGFAYLFGGTLADMPVAAVAGLLEALVCQQFARHGINRIFTDIVAAFCCTFWAAAAQAAFPLVSANAAIIGALMVLTPGVALTMGVRDILNGDYLSGSIRLLDALLIAGSIAGGVVLGWIMARGLGVA